The genomic stretch CTTTTGCTTTATTAGCAACAGCTTCCCAAGTGGCCGCAGCATTATCAAGATCCGTAGAAAGCTTATTGATATCCTCATTCTCAAACCCTTGTGCGAGTGAATAAAATTGATTTGCTATAGAATGCCAGTTTCCTTCAGTTTGTTCTATAAACTCCAGAGACCTTTCTGCCTGGTATATTACATTATGCAAGTCTATATTGATGCCGTGAAACAGACTTAAAACTTTTACAACTAATGCAACTTGTGCATCTACACCGTTTAAATTCTGAAAATTATCAATTCGTTGTTTAAACATTTGAACATCAGAATACTCTAACATTTCGGATACTATATACCCGATTAAAGGGCCTAACTCAGAGCTGAATTTTACTTTCTCATTTATCTCATGCTCTTCAAGACTTTCACCCAACAATTTTTTAAATTGCATGAATATATTCAATAAATCATGTATCTCGCTCTCATCATTGTATTGTGAATCTAAATAAGTCATTACTTCTTCAAAAGAATTGTTCAATTGTGTAACACCTATGAAGTTGTTACCTCCTTGAAGAAAGGAATTTAGTAGATTTTGAACATCTTTCATAGATTGTTGATTTTCATCGAGCTCTCTCATAAGTATAAGACAGACCTCATGAAAATCTTGAATAGCATCTTGTCTATCTTGATCATTGCTTGCAGTTGTAATTGCC from Bacillus subtilis subsp. subtilis str. 168 encodes the following:
- the yokG gene encoding conserved protein of unknown function; phage SPbeta (Evidence 4: Unknown function but conserved in other organisms) codes for the protein MKYDNLLDATSQYGPQDLLLGRDGLISTGYWAKTQANILTGTGLPVSNDEMKTYLNLPKNVEIPQDFQKLYDVYNEYKKLCDWWLEKLLSCVNKMANDIYNVGSTTSELINEALQPGLRAITTASNDQDRQDAIQDFHEVCLILMRELDENQQSMKDVQNLLNSFLQGGNNFIGVTQLNNSFEEVMTYLDSQYNDESEIHDLLNIFMQFKKLLGESLEEHEINEKVKFSSELGPLIGYIVSEMLEYSDVQMFKQRIDNFQNLNGVDAQVALVVKVLSLFHGINIDLHNVIYQAERSLEFIEQTEGNWHSIANQFYSLAQGFENEDINKLSTDLDNAAATWEAVANKAKEFVTNSYQG